A stretch of DNA from Methanolinea mesophila:
GCGTCATAGTCCTCGGCACGACGGGCGATCTCCTTCTCCACCTCGCCCCGGTCGTATCCCCGTTTCTGCATATCGCGCTTGATCTTCCATTCCCGCTTCACCTCCGTGGCGGGGTCGACGTAGAGGGAGAAGTCGAGGAGTTCGCGGAGCCGGGGGGTGTAGAGCGGGTGGAGGCCCTCGAGGATCAGGATCCGGGACGGGGTGAAAGGGACCGGCCCCTGGATCGTCCCCCGGTCGTGGTTGTAGACCGTCTTTAGGACGGTTTTCCCCTGTTTCAGGAGGGAAAGGTCCTCCTCGAGCCCCCGGAGGTCGTTCGCCGCGGGATCGAGCGGGGTGATGTCCCTCCGCTTCCGCTCCTCCCGGTCGTAGAGGTGGTAGTCGTCGAGGGTAATGGTCGATACCAGGTCCTCCCCGAAGATAGTGCGGATCGCCTGGGTGAAGGTGGTCTTTCCCGACCCGCTGTCGCCCGCGACCCCGAGGGTGAAGACCGAGGGTGACGCGGCGATGAGATCGTGAAAATGCGGGGATTCTTTCATGGAAATTCCGTAACGGGTTGTACATCCGGCCGGTTGTCCGCCCGGCCGCTCATTTCATTCCGGGTTTTCCGGCGACCCTGTACCGGTGCTCGGGGACCCAGAGCTCGAACCTGACGCCCTCGCCCGGCTCGCCGGTCTCCCTGATGCTGATATCGGTGATGGAGAGGATCTCCCGGGAGACGAAGAGTCCGTACCCGGCGACCTTCCCGTACTCCCGCTCGAAGATCAGCTCTTTTTCGTCTTTCTCCACGCCGGGGCCGTCGTCCTGGTAGATCAGGACCCATGCCCGTCCCTCCTTCCGCGCCGAGAGCGCGATCGTCCGGACCCCTTCGGTCCTGATCGAGTTGTTGAAGAGGTTGAAGAAGACTTTCTCGAGGAGAGGGTTGGCATAGATCTCGATCTCCGGGAGGTCGAGTGAGAGCCGGATCTTTCCCAGGTTGAGGGTCATGAGGGCCTTGTTCAGGGTAGAGGAGAGGTTCTGCCACTGGGGGGAGTGCACCCCGATGTCCTGGTAGTCCTTGTTGAACCGGATCTGGTTCTTGATCCGCTCTGCCGCGACTTCTTCCTTCTCGATGAACTCCCGCATGCTCTCGTCCATCCGGTCGTGCTTCATCAGCTCCAGGTTCCCGAGGAGGATGGTGAGCTGATTATTGATGTCGTGCCGGGTCACGCTGGAGAGCAGGCTTAATTTCTTGTTCGCCTGCTTGAGTGCCTCCTCCATGGACTTCCACTCGGTGAAGTCTTCGAGTGCGGCGAGGATCCCGCTGATCTTCTTCTTCCCGGCATAGAGGGGCCGTATCCGGTAGCGGAGGAAGATTTTCTTCCCCTTCTCGTTCA
This window harbors:
- a CDS encoding ATP-binding response regulator, with the translated sequence MIRVLLIDDEPDLLVMVKLFLEQDGDLEVTTAESAQEGLRFLAASRFDAIVCDYMMPGMNGIELLKTLRGMDLTIPIIIFTGKGNEEVVIEALNNGADFYLQKGSDPREKMQQLQQMIRDAVVKRQTTSLIVESEKKYRALVQYAPIGILATDAGGNVVDSNPLLMSILGTDTEEDVKKINVLTYPPMVKSGILVDFEHCLQSGEGGTFEHYYVNEKGKKIFLRYRIRPLYAGKKKISGILAALEDFTEWKSMEEALKQANKKLSLLSSVTRHDINNQLTILLGNLELMKHDRMDESMREFIEKEEVAAERIKNQIRFNKDYQDIGVHSPQWQNLSSTLNKALMTLNLGKIRLSLDLPEIEIYANPLLEKVFFNLFNNSIRTEGVRTIALSARKEGRAWVLIYQDDGPGVEKDEKELIFEREYGKVAGYGLFVSREILSITDISIRETGEPGEGVRFELWVPEHRYRVAGKPGMK
- a CDS encoding phosphoribulokinase — protein: MKESPHFHDLIAASPSVFTLGVAGDSGSGKTTFTQAIRTIFGEDLVSTITLDDYHLYDREERKRRDITPLDPAANDLRGLEEDLSLLKQGKTVLKTVYNHDRGTIQGPVPFTPSRILILEGLHPLYTPRLRELLDFSLYVDPATEVKREWKIKRDMQKRGYDRGEVEKEIARRAEDYDAFIAPQKSYADALVEIGFSRFGRDLGWLRDVYRVSLSLARNELAGDDADLRIDLGRLFSLPDGNFLFEYRKRELFGRKVATLTFDGEPGKEVISGLEGCVARQTGVYPPGLVHPDDTVNATACIRIILAIRIISRWLEIRDPDRPFRVSCGED